In Triplophysa rosa linkage group LG7, Trosa_1v2, whole genome shotgun sequence, the following proteins share a genomic window:
- the LOC130556945 gene encoding stonustoxin subunit beta-like, which translates to MASNQMTVAALGRPFTLGMLYDARKDELHTGFTLWDKKTLQESRSVHAQRSSAFEITTSDSIESKSTLLDVDASLKASFLSGLIQVEGSAKYLNDQKKFKNQSRVTLQYKATTTFGQLSMTHQEAKNMLNTAIMDKESATHVVTGILYGAHAFFVFDSQKLDSSSVQDFHGSMQAVIKKIPSLDVEGKVSIKLTDEEKALTNQFSCKFYGDFILQSNPATFEDAVKTYTQLPNLLEQKQDTAVPLKVWLTPLKKFDSTVVELKGEICIGLVRKAENALEDVRKAEMRCNDSLEEKVVGNVPQINKKLRNFQKICQDYKSKLQLTMEKKFPLIRAGEEDDVSLEKLFDDREQSPFSYDNLNNWMNDREREITAIRSCVEIMAGTKLKMVPNQSELDREILAPGVDHALCFVFTSVERDDPYLNNMTKYLYSHGSHSDQNVTLPKEDQWYISERLYIREKAKAFRDFTSTLRNNSSFTFLIAVIPNKKYKGATIYHYKDGILITDDFSQPHIPDVITDRRHLILYATDLNLDPRTASNWLTLSEGNKKATCGPLQTYPDLPERFDPSPQVLCREGLTGRHYWEVEWSKGYQNNVGVGIAYIRIERKNDGMECRLGPSDVSWYFEENHEYLYAWHISEVWRGPVPPGCNKVGVYLDWPAGTLAFYSVTSNKLTHLYTFTNANFTEAVYPGFNMRNNSYASLCQM; encoded by the exons ATGGCATCAAATCAAATGACGGTGGCTGCACTGGGTCGACCTTTCACCCTTGGGATGCTGTATGATGCTCGCAAAGATGAACTGCACACAG GCTTCACTCTGTGGGATAAAAAAACACTCCAAGAAAGCAGGTCTGTGCACGCTCAGCGCAGCAGTGCATTTGAAATTACTACATCTGATTCCATTGAATCCAAGTCAACTTTGCTTGATGTTGATGCGTCTCTGAAGGCCAGTTTCCTCTCTGGATTGATTCAAGTGGAAGGTTCTGCCAAGTATCTGAATGATCAGAAAAAGTTCAAGAATCAGAGCAGAGTGACACTTCAGTACAAAGCTACCACCACCTTCGGACAGTTGTCAATGACTCATCAAGAGGCCAAGAACATGCTAAATACTGCCATTATGGATAAGGAATCTGCAACACATGTTGTCACTGGCATCCTTTATGGGGCCCATGCTTTCTTTGTGTTTGACAGTCAGAAATTAGATTCTAGCAGCGTTCAGGACTTCCATGGCAGCATGCAAGCTGTGATAAAGAAGATTCCTTCATTAGATGTCGAGGGAAAAGTTAGCATCAAGTTGACTGATGAGGAAAAAGCCCTGACTAACCAATTCTCCTGCAAATTCTATGGGGACTTCATTCTTCAAAGCAACCCTGCAACATTTGAAGATGCAGTAAAGACCTACACACAACTTCCAAACCTCCTGGAGCAAAAGCAAGATACTGCTGTTCCACTAAAAGTCTGGCTAACGCCACTCAAGAAATTTGATTCCACAGTTGTTGAGCTCAAGGGCGAGATCTGCATTGGACTAGTGAGGAAAGCTGAGAATGCTCTAGAAGATGTAAGGAAAGCAGAAATGAGATGCAATGATTCTCTGGAAGAAAAAGTGGTGGGGAAtgtgcctcagattaacaaaaaattgaggaattttcaaaaaatatgtcAAGATTACAAATCTAAACTCCAACTGACCATGGAGAAGAAATTTCCTTTGATTCGTGCAGGTGAAGAAGATGATGTTTCACTGGAAAAGCTCTTTGACGACAGGGAGCAGTCACCATTCAGTTATGACAACTTAAACAACTGGATGaatgacagagaaagagaaatcACTGCCATCAGATCCTGTGTAGAGATAATGGCAGGAACAAAGCTAAAAATGGTCCCAAATCAGTCTGAGTTGGACAGAGAGATTCTCGCTCCAGGTGTAGATCATGCTCTGTGCTTTGTTTTTACCTCTGTTGAACGTGATGACCCCTACCTCAACAATATGACCAAGTATTTATATTCACATGGATCACACAGTGATCAAAATGTCACTCTACCAAAAGAAGACCAATGGTACATCTCAGAGAGACTTTATATCAGAGAAAAAGCCAAAGCCTTCCGGGATTTCACCAGCACTCTGAGAAACAACAGCAGTTTCACCTTCCTTATAGCAGTTATACCAAATAAGAAATACAAAGGTGCCACTATCTACCATTACAAGGATGGCATTCTGATCACTGATGATTTCTCACAGCCTCACATCCCTGATGTGATAACAGACCGAAGACATTTGATCTTGT ATGCCACTGATCTCAACCTGGATCCCAGAACTGCAAGCAACTGGCTCACTCTATCTGAAGGTAACAAGAAGGCAACATGTGGACCGCTGCAGACATATCCTGATCTCCCAGAGAGGTTTGATCCAAGTCCACAGGTCCTGTGCCGAGAGGGCCTGACTGGGCGTCATTACTGGGAGGTAGAGTGGAGTAAAGGTTATCAGAATAATGTTGGTGTGGGAATTGCATACATAAGAATTGAGAGGAAAAACGATGGCATGGAGTGTCGGCTTGGACCCAGTGACGTATCctggtattttgaagaaaatcaCGAGTATCTCTATGCGTGGCATATTAGTGAGGTGTGGAGGGGACCAGTTCCTCCTGGATGCAACAAAGTTGGGGTGTACCTGGACTGGCCTGCTGGCACTTTGGCCTTCTACAGTGTCACCTCTAACAAACTAACACACCTCTACACCTTCACTAATGCCAACTTCACTGAGGCCGTTTACCCAGGTTTCAATATGCGTAACAATTCCTACGCTTCACTGTGTCAAATGTAG